A single Thermus hydrothermalis DNA region contains:
- a CDS encoding S41 family peptidase, producing the protein MKKRAWFIAGIGVLLALVYAQLPRPQAESLLQNPNGQALLEVYQRIQQDYLETLPKEKLNALLEGAIGGMVAALKDPFTSYSPPQRASLRQEDLRGEFFGIGATLTPANPDGTGAKIEGVMKGLPAQRAGMRAGDVILEVDGEDVTALPLQEVVARIRGREGTKVTIKVRREGVPAPLVFELIREKVEIISVSTGKIGDVGYIALETFANFKVEDQLKKAIEDLRAQGVKKLIFDLRDNGGGLLDQGCAVASAFLKEGPIVYTRTKNLTRVWCEASGRPLWDGPMVVLVNGNSASASEIVAGALQDYGRAKVIGEKTFGKGVGQTPYTLANGGELTLVTFEWLTPKRRAINKEGLKPDIEVKDTRFPTPFSFQGAGAPPGAEVSVTLNGKTIKVKADAEGKFTYAEPQRQRPLPEERGQAVLDLENDAILKRALEELNR; encoded by the coding sequence ATGAAAAAACGCGCGTGGTTCATCGCCGGGATCGGGGTGCTCCTTGCCCTGGTCTACGCCCAGCTTCCCAGGCCCCAGGCGGAAAGCCTCCTGCAAAACCCCAACGGCCAGGCCCTCCTGGAGGTCTACCAGCGGATCCAGCAGGACTACCTGGAAACCTTGCCCAAGGAGAAGCTCAACGCCCTCCTGGAAGGAGCCATCGGCGGCATGGTGGCCGCCTTAAAGGACCCCTTCACCAGCTACTCCCCGCCCCAGCGGGCCAGCCTGCGCCAGGAGGACCTTAGGGGCGAGTTCTTCGGCATCGGGGCCACCCTAACCCCCGCCAACCCCGACGGCACCGGGGCCAAGATTGAGGGGGTCATGAAGGGCCTCCCCGCCCAGCGGGCGGGGATGCGGGCGGGGGATGTGATCCTCGAGGTGGACGGGGAGGACGTGACCGCCCTGCCCCTCCAGGAGGTGGTGGCCCGCATCCGGGGCCGGGAGGGGACCAAGGTCACCATCAAGGTGCGCCGGGAAGGGGTGCCGGCTCCCTTGGTCTTTGAGCTCATCCGGGAGAAGGTGGAGATCATCTCCGTCTCCACCGGCAAGATCGGCGACGTGGGCTACATCGCCCTGGAAACCTTCGCCAACTTCAAGGTGGAGGACCAGCTCAAGAAGGCCATTGAGGACCTGAGGGCCCAAGGCGTCAAGAAGCTCATCTTTGACCTTAGGGACAACGGGGGTGGCCTCCTGGACCAAGGATGCGCCGTGGCGAGCGCCTTCCTGAAAGAGGGCCCCATCGTCTACACCCGCACCAAGAACCTCACCCGGGTCTGGTGCGAGGCCTCGGGAAGGCCCCTTTGGGATGGCCCCATGGTGGTCCTGGTGAACGGAAACTCCGCCAGCGCCAGCGAGATCGTGGCCGGAGCCCTCCAGGACTACGGCCGGGCCAAGGTGATTGGGGAGAAGACCTTCGGCAAGGGCGTGGGCCAGACCCCTTACACCCTGGCGAACGGCGGGGAGCTCACCCTGGTCACCTTTGAGTGGCTCACCCCCAAGCGCCGGGCCATCAACAAGGAAGGCCTGAAGCCGGACATTGAGGTCAAGGACACCCGCTTCCCCACCCCCTTCTCCTTCCAAGGGGCCGGGGCCCCGCCGGGGGCGGAGGTGAGCGTCACCCTAAACGGCAAGACCATCAAGGTGAAGGCGGACGCCGAGGGCAAGTTCACCTACGCCGAACCCCAACGCCAGCGGCCCCTCCCCGAGGAAAGGGGCCAGGCGGTCCTGGACCTAGAGAACGACGCCATCCTCAAGCGGGCCCTGGAAGAGCTAAACCGCTAG
- a CDS encoding cell division protein FtsX has protein sequence MYAFRQGLRQILRHPTASLATFFTALVSFALLYFLGLLLWNLERVVETLERDLEVAAFLKPEANLEAILSAIQVWPEVGEVRLQTKEEALAQLVLDYPYLAEAKDLVENPLPDTLRLRLKDPEEVRKVAERLKNLPGVEEVEYGGELTERLVQVLAGSRLAMGVLVGLLLLNTFFSVMGAIRLSVESRKEALSIMLLVGATRRFIQGPFVVEGLLLTLGAGALALVLGGLLYRGLAQAVQGLLPFVPVLSPGDLLRTGLGVLLLAGVLGAGGAYMASRAYLKEV, from the coding sequence GTGTACGCCTTCCGCCAGGGCCTAAGGCAGATCCTCCGCCACCCCACGGCAAGCCTCGCCACCTTCTTCACGGCGCTCGTGTCCTTTGCCCTCCTCTACTTTCTCGGGCTTCTCCTTTGGAACCTGGAGCGGGTGGTGGAAACCCTGGAAAGGGATTTAGAGGTGGCGGCCTTCCTGAAACCCGAGGCCAACCTAGAAGCCATCCTTAGCGCAATCCAGGTCTGGCCCGAGGTGGGGGAAGTCCGCCTGCAGACCAAGGAGGAGGCCCTGGCCCAGCTGGTCCTGGACTACCCCTACCTGGCGGAGGCCAAGGACCTGGTGGAAAACCCCCTCCCCGACACCCTGCGCCTGCGGCTCAAGGACCCCGAGGAGGTGCGCAAGGTGGCGGAGCGCCTGAAGAACCTCCCCGGCGTGGAGGAGGTGGAGTACGGGGGCGAGCTCACGGAGCGCCTGGTGCAGGTGCTCGCGGGAAGCCGCCTCGCCATGGGGGTTTTGGTGGGGCTTCTCCTCCTCAACACCTTCTTCAGCGTCATGGGGGCCATCCGGCTTTCGGTGGAAAGCCGCAAGGAAGCCCTTTCCATCATGCTCCTGGTGGGGGCCACCCGGCGCTTCATCCAGGGGCCTTTCGTGGTGGAGGGGCTTCTCCTCACCCTGGGGGCAGGGGCCTTGGCCCTGGTGTTGGGGGGGCTTCTCTACCGGGGCCTGGCCCAGGCGGTCCAGGGGCTTCTCCCCTTCGTGCCGGTCCTAAGCCCGGGGGACCTCCTGCGCACCGGGCTTGGGGTTTTGCTCCTGGCCGGGGTTTTGGGGGCGGGCGGAGCCTACATGGCGAGCCGGGCTTACCTGAAGGAGGTCTAG
- a CDS encoding peroxiredoxin, with translation MRALAFLLLLGFLRAQALAPGDKAPILEAQDSYGRPVDFRGSYVVLWFYPKAKSPGCTAQAKRYSELYEEFRNLGVRVYGVSHDPANEQCDFIEKLSLKGGMIPDPQGRLARAYGVRSLFGFYSRDTFLLNPEGRVEKIWRGVNPFKDADTVLAYLREHLR, from the coding sequence ATGCGCGCCCTCGCCTTCCTCCTCCTTCTAGGCTTCCTCCGGGCGCAAGCCCTCGCCCCTGGGGATAAAGCCCCCATCCTAGAAGCCCAGGACAGCTACGGCCGCCCCGTGGACTTCCGGGGAAGCTACGTGGTCCTCTGGTTCTACCCCAAGGCCAAAAGCCCCGGATGCACCGCCCAGGCCAAGCGTTATAGCGAGCTCTATGAGGAGTTCCGAAACCTCGGCGTGCGGGTCTACGGCGTAAGCCACGATCCCGCCAACGAGCAGTGCGATTTTATAGAGAAACTCTCCTTGAAAGGCGGCATGATCCCCGACCCCCAAGGCCGGCTCGCCCGGGCCTACGGGGTGCGGAGCCTCTTCGGCTTCTACAGCCGGGATACTTTCCTCCTGAACCCCGAAGGACGCGTGGAAAAGATCTGGCGGGGGGTAAACCCCTTTAAGGATGCGGACACCGTCTTGGCCTACCTGCGGGAGCACCTGCGTTAA
- a CDS encoding DUF58 domain-containing protein — METPEALLARLELKVVRPLDGLLFGDYRGVFYGKSLELAEIAPYNPGDEAERIDWPATARTGELHVRRFREEKELTLWLLLDGSPSMRFGSRRREKYALALELALSVAYIALRHGNRVGAVLPSGLLPPRGGKAQALLLAQEAQKEGPARPLAEGLDLLGRVARRRSLVFVLSDFLDPFAEALARLAARHDAVAVLVEDPLERALPEGGVWRFRDPERGLEVEVNAFDPRVREAYRKRAEALRAHRIREIGKAGADLLLASTEMDLLPLLLRFVERRRRWPSRAQKPFS, encoded by the coding sequence ATGGAGACGCCCGAAGCGCTCCTAGCCCGCCTGGAGCTTAAGGTGGTGCGTCCCCTGGATGGCCTCCTCTTCGGGGACTACCGGGGGGTGTTCTACGGCAAGAGCCTGGAGCTCGCCGAGATCGCCCCCTATAACCCTGGGGACGAGGCGGAGCGCATAGACTGGCCCGCCACCGCCCGCACGGGGGAGCTTCACGTGCGCCGCTTCCGGGAAGAGAAGGAGCTCACCCTCTGGCTCCTCCTGGACGGGAGCCCCTCCATGCGCTTTGGCTCCCGAAGGCGGGAGAAGTACGCCCTGGCCCTGGAGCTCGCCCTGAGCGTGGCCTACATCGCCCTAAGGCACGGGAACCGGGTGGGGGCGGTCCTCCCCTCTGGCCTCCTCCCCCCCAGGGGTGGCAAGGCCCAGGCCCTCCTCCTGGCGCAGGAGGCGCAGAAGGAGGGCCCCGCCAGGCCCCTGGCTGAAGGGCTTGACCTCCTCGGGCGGGTGGCCCGGCGGCGGAGCCTGGTCTTCGTCCTCTCGGACTTCCTGGACCCCTTCGCCGAGGCCCTGGCCCGCCTCGCCGCCCGGCACGATGCGGTGGCGGTCCTGGTGGAGGACCCCCTGGAGCGGGCCCTGCCCGAAGGCGGGGTCTGGCGCTTCCGCGACCCGGAAAGGGGCCTGGAGGTGGAGGTGAACGCCTTTGACCCCCGGGTGCGGGAGGCCTACCGGAAGCGGGCGGAGGCCCTAAGGGCGCACCGGATCCGGGAGATCGGGAAGGCGGGGGCGGACCTCCTCCTGGCCTCCACGGAGATGGACCTCCTCCCCCTCCTGCTCCGCTTCGTGGAAAGGAGGCGCAGGTGGCCTTCAAGAGCCCAGAAACCCTTCTCCTAG
- the hpf gene encoding ribosome hibernation-promoting factor, HPF/YfiA family produces MNVYKLIGRNLEITDAIREYVEKKLSRLDRYQNGELMAKVVLSLAASPHVERKAKAEVQVDLPGGLVRVEEEDPDLYAAIDRMVDRLETQLKRFKERRFIGKRHSYQGPPPPEVRDLEALRKPEEEEGPRIVRVKRFEMKPMSPEEAAFQMEALGHDFFVFRNAETDEINVIYRRKDGNYGLIEPA; encoded by the coding sequence ATGAACGTCTACAAGCTCATCGGCCGCAACCTGGAGATTACCGACGCCATCCGGGAGTACGTGGAAAAGAAGCTTTCCCGCCTGGACCGCTACCAGAACGGGGAGCTCATGGCCAAGGTGGTCCTCTCCTTGGCGGCAAGCCCCCACGTGGAGCGGAAGGCCAAGGCCGAGGTGCAGGTGGACCTCCCCGGGGGGCTGGTGCGGGTGGAGGAGGAGGACCCGGACCTCTACGCCGCCATTGACCGGATGGTGGACCGCTTGGAAACCCAGCTCAAGCGCTTCAAGGAGCGGCGCTTCATCGGCAAGCGCCACTCCTACCAAGGCCCCCCGCCCCCGGAGGTGCGGGACCTCGAGGCCCTGCGCAAGCCCGAGGAGGAGGAAGGCCCCCGTATCGTGCGGGTGAAGCGCTTTGAGATGAAGCCCATGTCCCCGGAGGAGGCGGCCTTCCAGATGGAGGCCTTGGGGCACGACTTCTTCGTCTTCCGCAACGCCGAAACCGACGAGATCAACGTCATCTACCGCCGCAAGGACGGGAACTACGGGCTCATTGAGCCCGCCTGA
- the ftsE gene encoding cell division ATP-binding protein FtsE, giving the protein MIAFHRVGLEYPRTGTKALYNVNLEVKKGEFVYVVGHSGAGKSTLLSLILRRLLPTQGAVYFAGQNLKNLRGDQVALHRRRIGMVFQDHRLLADLTVEENLAFVLEVQGVPRKEWAERIATALRRVGLAHKKRAFPEELSVGEAQRVAIARALLLDPPVILADEPTGNLDLENALQVLDILKAAHSRGATVVVATHSRELLEAYPARVVVLKAGQVVRDERPGEGGSIRVRESPDRGGKEGT; this is encoded by the coding sequence ATGATCGCCTTCCACCGGGTGGGCCTGGAGTACCCCCGCACGGGGACCAAGGCGCTTTACAACGTGAACCTCGAGGTGAAGAAGGGGGAGTTCGTCTACGTGGTGGGGCACTCGGGGGCGGGGAAGTCCACCCTCCTCTCCCTCATTCTGAGGCGGCTTCTCCCCACCCAGGGGGCGGTCTACTTCGCCGGCCAGAACCTGAAAAACCTAAGGGGCGACCAGGTGGCCCTCCACCGCCGGCGCATCGGCATGGTCTTCCAGGACCACCGCCTCCTTGCCGACCTCACCGTGGAGGAGAACCTGGCCTTCGTTCTGGAGGTGCAGGGGGTGCCCCGCAAGGAATGGGCTGAGCGCATCGCCACCGCCCTTCGCCGGGTGGGGCTTGCCCACAAGAAGCGGGCCTTTCCCGAGGAGCTTTCCGTGGGGGAGGCCCAGCGGGTGGCCATCGCCCGCGCCCTCCTCCTAGACCCCCCCGTGATCCTGGCGGACGAGCCCACGGGCAACCTGGACTTGGAAAACGCCCTCCAGGTCCTGGACATCCTCAAGGCCGCCCACAGCCGCGGGGCCACGGTGGTGGTGGCCACCCACAGCCGCGAGCTTCTGGAGGCCTACCCCGCCCGGGTGGTGGTCCTCAAGGCAGGGCAGGTGGTGCGGGACGAGCGTCCCGGGGAAGGTGGTAGCATAAGGGTAAGGGAAAGCCCTGACCGGGGCGGAAAGGAGGGCACATGA
- the metG gene encoding methionine--tRNA ligase, with amino-acid sequence MEKVFYITTPIYYVNAEPHLGHAYTTVVADFLARWHRLDGYQTFFLTGTDEHGETVFRAAERAGEDPKAFVDRVSERFRRAWELLGIAYDDFIRTTEERHKRVVQYVLRKVYEAGDIYYGEYEGLYCVSCERFYTEKELVEGLCPIHGRPVERRKEGNYFFRMEKYREWLIGYLQDHPDLIRPEGYRNEVLAMLSEPIGDLSISRPKARVPWGIPLPWDEDHVTYVWFDALLNYVSALDYPEGERFQTFWPHAWHLIGKDILKPHAVFWPTMLKAAGIPMYRRLNVGGYLLGPDGRKMSKTLGNVVDPFSLAERYGKDALRYYLLREIPYGQDTPVSEEALRARYEADLADDLGNLVQRTRAMLFRFAEGRIPKPAAGEELAYGTELPKRLRGLVRELRFHVALEEAMAYVKALNRYINEKKPWELHKEDKEAAQAVLYRVVEGLRIASILLTPAMPEKMAELRRALGLKEPGGLEEAERWGLAEPLPIPEEAPVLFPKEVRSPKKEEGMERIALEDFAKVELRVAEVVAAEKHPNADKLLVLRLSLGKEERTVVSGIAQWYRPEELLGKKVVLVANLKPARLRGIESQGMILAAQEGEKLALVTVEGDIPPGAVVR; translated from the coding sequence ATGGAGAAGGTCTTTTACATCACCACCCCCATCTACTACGTGAACGCCGAGCCTCACCTGGGCCACGCTTACACCACGGTGGTGGCGGACTTCCTGGCCCGCTGGCACCGCCTGGACGGCTACCAGACCTTTTTCCTCACCGGCACGGACGAGCACGGGGAAACCGTCTTCCGGGCGGCGGAGCGGGCGGGGGAGGACCCCAAGGCCTTCGTGGACCGGGTTTCCGAGCGGTTCCGCAGGGCCTGGGAGCTTCTCGGCATCGCCTACGACGACTTCATCCGCACCACGGAGGAGCGGCACAAGCGGGTGGTGCAGTACGTCCTGAGGAAGGTCTACGAGGCCGGGGACATCTACTACGGGGAGTACGAGGGGCTTTACTGCGTTTCCTGCGAGCGCTTTTACACGGAGAAGGAGCTCGTGGAGGGGCTTTGCCCCATCCACGGCCGTCCCGTGGAGCGGAGGAAGGAAGGGAACTACTTCTTCCGCATGGAGAAGTACCGGGAGTGGCTTATCGGCTACCTCCAGGACCACCCCGACCTCATCCGCCCCGAGGGCTACCGCAACGAGGTCTTGGCCATGCTCTCCGAGCCCATCGGGGACCTTTCCATCTCCCGGCCCAAGGCCCGGGTCCCCTGGGGCATCCCCTTGCCTTGGGACGAGGACCACGTGACCTACGTGTGGTTTGACGCCCTCTTGAACTACGTTTCCGCCCTGGACTACCCCGAGGGGGAGCGCTTCCAGACCTTCTGGCCCCATGCCTGGCACCTCATCGGCAAGGACATCCTGAAGCCCCACGCCGTCTTCTGGCCCACCATGCTCAAGGCGGCGGGCATCCCCATGTACCGCCGCCTGAACGTGGGGGGGTATCTGCTCGGGCCCGATGGCCGCAAGATGAGCAAGACCCTGGGGAACGTGGTGGACCCCTTCTCCCTGGCGGAGCGCTACGGCAAGGACGCCCTGCGCTACTACCTCCTGCGGGAGATCCCCTACGGCCAGGACACCCCGGTGAGCGAGGAGGCCCTGAGGGCCCGGTACGAGGCGGACCTGGCGGACGACCTGGGCAACCTGGTGCAACGTACCCGGGCCATGCTCTTCCGCTTCGCCGAGGGGCGGATCCCAAAGCCCGCGGCCGGGGAAGAGCTCGCTTACGGCACGGAGCTTCCCAAGAGGCTTCGGGGCCTGGTGCGGGAGCTTAGGTTCCACGTGGCCCTCGAGGAGGCCATGGCCTACGTGAAGGCCTTGAACCGCTACATCAACGAGAAGAAGCCCTGGGAACTCCACAAGGAGGACAAGGAAGCGGCCCAGGCGGTGCTCTACCGGGTGGTGGAGGGCCTAAGGATCGCCTCCATCCTCCTCACCCCGGCCATGCCCGAGAAGATGGCGGAGCTTAGGCGGGCCCTGGGGCTTAAGGAGCCCGGAGGCCTCGAGGAGGCGGAAAGGTGGGGCCTGGCCGAGCCCCTCCCCATCCCCGAGGAGGCCCCGGTCCTCTTCCCCAAGGAGGTCAGGTCCCCCAAAAAGGAGGAAGGGATGGAAAGGATTGCCCTAGAAGACTTTGCCAAGGTGGAGCTCCGGGTGGCGGAGGTGGTGGCGGCGGAGAAGCACCCGAATGCGGACAAGCTCCTGGTCCTCCGGCTTTCCCTGGGGAAGGAAGAGCGCACCGTGGTTTCGGGCATCGCCCAGTGGTACCGGCCCGAGGAGCTCTTGGGCAAGAAGGTGGTGCTGGTGGCGAACCTCAAGCCCGCCAGGCTTCGGGGCATAGAGAGCCAGGGCATGATCCTGGCGGCCCAGGAAGGGGAGAAGCTCGCCTTGGTCACGGTGGAAGGGGATATCCCCCCGGGGGCGGTGGTGAGGTGA
- a CDS encoding vWA domain-containing protein: protein MSLLAPEALSLLLLLAFLLLGLWRGRPKATLPHPLASLLQEAAREAKGPLPWLPTALFALGLFLLALAASRPVLPLLGRTSENVVILVVDVSRSMMATDLKPNRLEAAKEAARTFLEEAPKGLRIGLVAFSGSAQTVHPPTPDRKRLLDSLNSLEFGRSTAIGEGIVEALAQIRQAGGKGEILLLTDGRNRTGMDPLEAAAEAARMGVKVHAVGVGVPGWTPGPEDPVMGFGFFPGAYEVDEELLWAIAEMTGGEHHLIRSEGELAELYRRLAQGMRLEVAKEEATGLFALLGGVFALLGVGLRRYLSPA, encoded by the coding sequence GTGAGCCTCTTGGCCCCGGAGGCCTTAAGCCTCCTTCTCCTCCTCGCCTTCCTCCTCCTGGGGCTTTGGCGGGGAAGGCCCAAGGCCACCCTGCCCCACCCCCTGGCATCCCTCCTCCAGGAGGCGGCCCGGGAGGCCAAGGGGCCCCTGCCCTGGCTCCCCACGGCCCTCTTCGCCCTGGGGCTTTTCCTCCTGGCCCTCGCCGCAAGCCGCCCCGTCTTGCCCCTCCTAGGGCGGACGAGCGAGAACGTGGTGATCCTGGTGGTGGACGTGAGCCGGAGCATGATGGCCACGGACCTGAAGCCGAACCGCCTCGAGGCCGCCAAGGAAGCGGCCCGCACCTTCCTCGAGGAGGCCCCCAAAGGGCTCCGCATCGGCCTCGTGGCCTTTAGCGGCTCCGCCCAGACCGTCCACCCCCCCACCCCGGACCGCAAAAGGCTCCTGGACAGCCTGAATAGCCTGGAGTTCGGCCGCTCCACCGCCATCGGGGAGGGGATCGTGGAGGCCCTAGCCCAGATCCGCCAGGCGGGGGGGAAGGGGGAGATCCTCCTCCTCACCGACGGGCGGAACCGCACGGGCATGGACCCCTTGGAGGCGGCCGCGGAAGCGGCCAGGATGGGCGTGAAGGTCCACGCCGTGGGCGTGGGGGTGCCGGGCTGGACCCCGGGGCCCGAGGACCCGGTCATGGGCTTCGGCTTCTTCCCGGGGGCCTACGAGGTGGACGAGGAGCTCCTTTGGGCCATCGCCGAGATGACGGGCGGGGAGCACCACCTCATCCGCTCGGAAGGGGAGCTTGCTGAGCTCTACCGCCGCCTGGCCCAAGGGATGCGCCTGGAGGTGGCCAAGGAGGAGGCCACAGGCCTCTTCGCCCTCCTGGGCGGGGTGTTCGCCCTTCTGGGGGTGGGGCTAAGGCGCTACCTCTCCCCCGCCTAG
- a CDS encoding vWA domain-containing protein codes for MAFKSPETLLLGAFLLGVAGLLLFLLAEGGKRRLETALDPPFAPRPKPIPLPYLLAPLFLLLAAGRPEATLPWRENLTQAVVVVDTSHSMAADDENPSRLEKAKALAQAFLKGLDPSVKVGLVSFGPQAVLVLAPATDRQALLEALSGLKPGGVSPLGQGLEQARRVLRPEGPERDLPEARPPAAILLLSDGAANAGKDPLEVAAALARAQVPVFVRPLGDPRGAVSRIGEGLYFVPTDPGTLLRLAQATGGGVLAEDFRPLYQALKPHYVWKNRPQELTQALAVAGFLLLGFGAYLALAREGRWP; via the coding sequence GTGGCCTTCAAGAGCCCAGAAACCCTTCTCCTAGGGGCCTTCCTCCTGGGGGTGGCGGGCCTCCTCCTCTTCCTCCTGGCGGAAGGGGGGAAAAGGCGGCTAGAAACCGCCCTGGACCCCCCCTTCGCCCCCAGGCCCAAGCCCATCCCCCTCCCCTACCTCCTTGCGCCCCTCTTCCTCCTCCTCGCCGCAGGCCGGCCCGAGGCCACCCTTCCCTGGCGGGAAAACCTCACCCAGGCCGTGGTGGTGGTGGACACAAGCCACTCCATGGCCGCCGACGACGAAAACCCAAGCCGCCTGGAGAAGGCCAAGGCCCTGGCCCAAGCCTTCCTCAAGGGGCTGGACCCCTCGGTGAAGGTGGGCCTCGTGAGCTTTGGCCCCCAGGCGGTCTTGGTCCTCGCCCCCGCCACCGACCGCCAAGCCCTCCTGGAAGCCCTCTCGGGCCTGAAGCCGGGGGGTGTAAGCCCCTTGGGCCAGGGGCTGGAACAGGCCAGGCGGGTCCTCCGCCCAGAGGGCCCCGAACGGGACCTCCCGGAGGCGAGGCCCCCCGCCGCCATCCTCCTCCTTTCCGACGGGGCGGCCAACGCCGGCAAAGACCCCTTGGAGGTGGCGGCGGCGCTCGCCCGCGCCCAGGTTCCCGTCTTCGTCCGGCCCCTGGGGGACCCCCGGGGGGCGGTGAGCCGCATCGGGGAGGGGCTTTACTTCGTGCCCACGGACCCAGGCACCCTCCTCCGCCTGGCCCAGGCCACGGGGGGTGGGGTGCTCGCGGAGGACTTCCGCCCCCTCTACCAGGCGCTTAAGCCCCACTACGTCTGGAAAAACCGCCCCCAGGAGCTCACCCAGGCCCTAGCGGTGGCGGGGTTTCTGCTCCTCGGGTTTGGGGCCTACCTGGCCCTGGCCCGGGAAGGGAGGTGGCCGTGA
- a CDS encoding murein hydrolase activator EnvC family protein: MRLWPLLLLALSLLGLAQDLKAQEEAVRRLEAQTARARALEEEAARRIQALNRELSRLSQRVKDLLQEKARLEGEIARLEGERARLRQEIGRLQEAVRETEGRIAKLEKDLENLKARLQALMRSLHRERAGRYLPLLRAQSFADLAVRARWVGYLSRQDAALVRAFQATLKALREERERLSLLLADLSQKERSLAETQAALERERRGLEATLAALRREEEGKRALLRDTLQERQRLQAELAALQARVLAERARLLELKRQEEERRRQEEARRREEAARRQAALRPQVVVPPPPLPAQVGRLAFPVPGGRVLVPYGQEGPFQVIQGPAPGSPVQAAAEGYVAGILYLPNLGYTVMLVHTETLSTVYTNLQEPLVQEGQKVERGQLLGYTGGGLLIRPEELEFRVAVRVGSETRFVDPAAYY; this comes from the coding sequence GTGCGGCTTTGGCCCCTTCTTCTCCTGGCCCTCTCCCTCCTAGGGCTCGCCCAGGACCTCAAGGCCCAGGAGGAGGCGGTGCGCCGCCTCGAGGCCCAGACCGCCCGGGCCCGGGCCCTGGAAGAGGAGGCGGCAAGACGCATCCAGGCCCTCAACCGGGAGCTTAGCCGCCTCTCCCAGCGGGTGAAAGACCTCCTCCAGGAAAAGGCCCGCCTGGAAGGGGAAATCGCCCGCCTGGAGGGCGAGCGTGCCCGGCTACGCCAGGAGATCGGGAGGCTCCAGGAGGCGGTGCGGGAAACCGAAGGGCGCATCGCCAAGCTGGAGAAGGACCTGGAAAACCTCAAGGCCAGGCTCCAAGCCCTCATGCGAAGCCTCCACCGGGAAAGGGCCGGGCGCTACCTGCCCCTCCTCAGGGCCCAGTCCTTCGCCGACCTGGCGGTGAGGGCCCGCTGGGTGGGCTACCTCTCCCGGCAGGACGCCGCCTTGGTGCGCGCGTTCCAGGCCACCTTGAAGGCCCTAAGGGAGGAAAGGGAGCGGCTAAGCCTCCTCCTCGCCGACCTTTCCCAGAAGGAGCGGTCCCTGGCGGAAACCCAAGCCGCCCTGGAGCGGGAGAGGCGGGGCCTCGAGGCCACCTTAGCCGCCTTGCGCAGGGAAGAGGAGGGGAAAAGGGCCCTCCTGCGGGACACCCTCCAGGAAAGGCAACGCCTCCAGGCGGAGCTCGCCGCCCTCCAGGCCCGGGTCCTGGCGGAAAGGGCAAGGCTTTTGGAGCTTAAGCGGCAAGAAGAGGAGCGAAGGCGGCAAGAGGAGGCGCGAAGGAGGGAGGAGGCCGCCCGCCGCCAGGCCGCCCTGCGTCCCCAGGTGGTGGTGCCCCCCCCACCCCTCCCCGCCCAGGTGGGCCGCCTGGCCTTCCCCGTGCCCGGGGGGCGGGTCCTGGTGCCCTACGGCCAGGAGGGCCCCTTCCAGGTCATCCAGGGGCCCGCCCCGGGAAGCCCGGTCCAGGCCGCCGCCGAGGGGTACGTGGCGGGCATCCTCTACCTCCCCAACCTGGGCTACACGGTGATGCTGGTGCACACGGAAACCCTCTCCACCGTCTACACCAACCTGCAAGAGCCCCTGGTCCAGGAGGGGCAGAAGGTGGAACGGGGCCAGCTTCTCGGGTACACGGGGGGCGGCCTCCTCATCCGCCCCGAGGAGCTGGAGTTCCGCGTGGCGGTCCGGGTGGGAAGCGAAACCCGCTTCGTGGACCCCGCCGCCTACTACTAG